In the genome of Mercurialis annua linkage group LG8, ddMerAnnu1.2, whole genome shotgun sequence, the window AAAGCCCATCATCGCAGGTTCTTGCAGATTCAGGCAAAGCTTCTGCAAGTACTTGAAACTTTGTTAGAGACAAGTTTCTGTCTCTAGAAACTTCTGTAAGATAACTATCAACAAGTCTTGCAACTCTCATTTTAGCATTTGGATTAGCAGTACCCCTTTGGTCCGAAAATGATTGTCTACCTGGACTCGAACCTTCCGTCTGTTCTTGAACCAGAAAATGCTCTAAAAGCCTTTGTGCAAGGTCTACATCAAACATAGTCTCACTCTTACTATAACAAGGAATTAAAAGATCTGCTAATGTTGCCTGTTCGAATTGCATTCCGACGCGTTTTTCTAACTCGGTGACCAATGCAGGTGCCACTTTTAACATGTTAGCCATTCGCAGAAGGCGAAGAAGGAAGCTGCATGACACGCAATCCTTCTGCGGAGGAATTATGCTGATTAGGCTCTCAATTATCATTCTCTGATCTTTGGCTTGAACAGTCGGAGTCATCTCGTCTTTAGTTCCGGCCACGATCATATGAAGTCCGCCTTTCCAACTGCTGCCACTACTCGTACTACTATTGCTCCCCTCGTTGACAGAACCCTCCGCGCCTTCTTTGATCAAACCATGGAGCCATTTTGCTGAATACTTCATTATTGCAGCTCCAATCAATTCAAATCTCATGCCCTTTACTTTGATTGCTGTAATGACTCTAACGAAATGATCGATCCTTAAAATCGAGACATCTTCGAACCACCAATCCGGAGGTACTGGTGCCTGATTTCGACTAGGACTTGAATCTTTTGTCTCGTTCCATCTCGGACTAGAAACTCTTTGGGGTTTCCCGGTGTATGCCCATCGTATCCCTTTCGGATTTGCACACGCTTTCCATGCAATCGACTCGCTGCATCTTCGAACAATCTGAAGATTCTCTGCCCAAGGTGAGAGTTTCTCACAACTTTTTAACACTAATATAGAATCTCTCCATGATGATAACACTACATAACTTAGAAAAGCTTCAGTTTTGAATATAAGATTGCCTTCTTCTAAATCTTCTGTCATTTCTAGATACTCTGCTGCACATCTCAGGCCAGAGATATTTGCTGCTGTTAGATCAACTGCAATACAATAACAGAACTTTGCAGCAAGCTCAAATGCCTCCGGTCCGCCTGGAATATCATCTAAGGCAACCTTGTTCAGCTCTACATCGCGCGAATCGTATATTAATCTGTTCATCTTTCCGCTCCGCGACAGCAAAGGATACTtttacaacaacaacaacaacaagtGAGTCATTCAATTCAATTCCGTTCTAAGCAGcacagacacttcattcaatcaacatttCTCACTTAAAAAAACATGTCGGAAACTCACGTTTCTGACGCGAAATTTCATTTCTAacataaaagaatttaaaaataacattgttTCGCAGTGTCTGTCTGCTTTTTCTATCCATGTCCGTGCTACCTACTGAACTTTTAACAtaagtgaaattaaaaaattcaaaatacctTGTGTAAGTGGAAATTAACATCTCCAATCTGAACCAGAAGATCACTAGGAACATCAGTAGCAACAAACCTGCATAGTTTTCtactttttttagttttaataatttaaaaaacaagaactaaaacataaattttcagTTAAATAACATACCATGATTGACCCTTAAGTTCAAATCCATCAGTCTTGACACCATGTTTACTAGTGGTAAGAACTCCATTGCCATAATCTCTACCAGAAACA includes:
- the LOC126660064 gene encoding root phototropism protein 3; protein product: MWDSESESVSGRDYGNGVLTTSKHGVKTDGFELKGQSWFVATDVPSDLLVQIGDVNFHLHKYPLLSRSGKMNRLIYDSRDVELNKVALDDIPGGPEAFELAAKFCYCIAVDLTAANISGLRCAAEYLEMTEDLEEGNLIFKTEAFLSYVVLSSWRDSILVLKSCEKLSPWAENLQIVRRCSESIAWKACANPKGIRWAYTGKPQRVSSPRWNETKDSSPSRNQAPVPPDWWFEDVSILRIDHFVRVITAIKVKGMRFELIGAAIMKYSAKWLHGLIKEGAEGSVNEGSNSSTSSGSSWKGGLHMIVAGTKDEMTPTVQAKDQRMIIESLISIIPPQKDCVSCSFLLRLLRMANMLKVAPALVTELEKRVGMQFEQATLADLLIPCYSKSETMFDVDLAQRLLEHFLVQEQTEGSSPGRQSFSDQRGTANPNAKMRVARLVDSYLTEVSRDRNLSLTKFQVLAEALPESARTCDDGLYRAIDSYLKAHPTLSEHERKRLCRVMDCQKLSIDACMHAAQNERLPLRVVVQVLFSEQVKISNALANNTLKEAGDSQYQPMIPNRKTLLEGTPQSFQEGWAAAKKDINTLKFELESVKTKYLELQNDMETLQRQFDKLTNKKQTASAWSTGWKKLSKFTKTTNLENHELGSQIAGNTEQPRKTPRRWRNSIS